From a single Cotesia glomerata isolate CgM1 linkage group LG6, MPM_Cglom_v2.3, whole genome shotgun sequence genomic region:
- the LOC123267382 gene encoding uncharacterized protein LOC123267382, translating into MPLIIISGFKFNNLKMAESHCESRSDEINPVATVQGHPSCNSIRQIGYVPCTPPPSYHNINLPPGHPANLISDRGAPPSYEEVIDRNAPPPSYDSLFGRMREAHKTSKGVFDFLLNIVVLLLGTIGCTIIIGVTIVVPVCMMIIGAVYLYDCPQGEYIPVYLLVGGGFGVFKQLLYLSARVRQRPEDRDEERIRQSPTLTLINCFTLGWFIIGSMWVYKEYEPNYDPSLGKYCNKTLYLFAFWLITLVYIFLGVITAGLCCISIATIIFQRRPPDRLVAM; encoded by the exons ATGCCATTGATAATTATCAG tggatttaaatttaataatttaaaaatggctGAAAGTCATTGCGAGTCGCGAAGCGACGAGATAAATCCTGTCGCAACAGTGCAAGGACATCCATCATGCAATTCCATTCGACAGATTGGTTATGTACCGTGTACTCCACCGCCGTCGTaccataatattaatttacctCCAGGACATCCGGCGAATTTAATCAGCGACCGCGGAGCTCCACCGTCTTATGAAGAAGTCATAGATCgcaatg ctCCACCACCTTCATATGATTCATTATTCGGACGTATGAGAGAAGCTCACAAAACATCAAAAGGCGTGTTTGATTTTTTACTAAACATAGTAGTTCTCCTTTTAGGAACAA TTGGCTGTACAATAATAATTGGCGTGACAATAGTAGTACCAGTTTGTATGATGATAATCGGAGCAGTATATCTGTACGACTGTCCACAAGGCGAGTACATTCCAGTGTACTTACTAGTCGGCGGGGGCTTCGGTGTATTTAAGCAGCTATTATATCTATCAGCACGTGTTCGTCAGCGGCCAGAGGACAGGGACGAGGAGAGAATACGCCAATCACCGACCTTAACGCTAATTAATTGCTTTACACTCGGATGGTTTATTATCG GGTCAATGTGGGTTTACAAGGAATACGAACCAAACTATGATCCATCACTGGGCAAATACTGCAATAAAACCCTATATTTATTCGCATTCTGGCTAATAACCCTAGTGTACATATTCTTGGGAGTAATAACCGCTGGGTTATGTTGCATTTCAATTGCAACAATTATTTTCCAAAGACGACCACCAGATCGTCTAGTCGCCATGTGA
- the LOC123267385 gene encoding uncharacterized protein LOC123267385 has product MVKMIIVYFFSVNLILMSQSAPVVMEEEIKWRENTLTPVWLPAAPIRNDQYPVDYNLLMKHKNEDKNDWESRSVYGSLPEIKSALPRQTGNRPPKKDSILSRSWGAGGLPFSVLYMNSRGSRIQPTADTKTTTRKPIENSSTVKNRANSRNEPGRRQYSIIPQLFISYGWNPFGK; this is encoded by the exons atggTGAAGATGATAATAGTTTACTTCTTCAGtgttaacttaattttgatGAGTCAAAGCGCTCCAGTAGTTATGGAGGAAGAGATTAAGTGGAGAGAGAATACTCTGACACCTGTTTGGCTCCCGGCGGCACCGATTAGAAATGATCAATATCCGgttgattataatttatt AATGAAGcataaaaatgaagataaaaatGATTGGGAAAGCAGATCAGTATACGGATCATTACCAGAGATTAAGTCAGCATTACCACGACAAACAGGAAATAGACCACCAAAGAAAGATTCTATTTTATCTCGCAGCTGGGGCGCAGGAGGATTACCTTTTTCTGTTCTTTATATGAACTCACGTGGGTCTAGAATTCAACCCACTGctg ATACGAAAACAACCACAAGAAAACCTATAGAGAACTCCTCTACAGTAAAAAATCGCGCAAATAGCCGCAATGAACCAGGACGACGACAATATTCAATTATACCACAATTGTTTATATCCTACGGCTGGAATCCATTTGGAAAATAG